One window from the genome of Populus alba chromosome 15, ASM523922v2, whole genome shotgun sequence encodes:
- the LOC118056295 gene encoding NDR1/HIN1-like protein 6, translated as MDMANHQKIHPLNMSSRAHDDQQPDAEAPQAPTVPLVPRGSSKSDKGDAAAYLLPRDNPHYPPFQRTIPVIHTKPPKERSSCCCRFLCWTLSLLFLLLLLIGVVAGILYLVFQPKLPKYSIDRLRITQFNLTNNSSLTATFAVTITARNPNKKVGVYYEGGSHISVWYTGTNLCQGSLPRFYQGHRNTTVLNVLLSGQTNDATTLITSLQQQQQQTGIIPLNLRVIQPVRIKFGKLKIMKVKFRVRCRLDVDNLAANNAINIRNSSCKFRFGL; from the coding sequence ATGGATATGGCAAATCATCAGAAGATTCATCCGCTCAATATGAGTAGTCGTGCCCATGATGATCAACAACCAGATGCTGAGGCACCACAGGCTCCCACGGTTCCATTGGTGCCCCGAGGCTCCTCCAAGTCTGATAAAGGCGATGCAGCTGCATATCTCCTTCCTCGTGACAACCCGCACTACCCTCCTTTTCAGCGTACAATCCCGGTCATCCACACTAAACCACCCAAGGAGAGAAGCAGCTGTTGTTGCAGATTCTTGTGTTGGacactctctcttctcttcctcctcctccttctcatTGGAGTTGTTGCTGGAATTCTTTACCTTGTCTTCCAACCTAAACTCCCAAAGTACTCCATCGATCGGTTGCGAATTACCCAGTTCAATCTCACAAACAATTCCAGCTTAACTGCAACCTTCGCCGTCACCATCACGGCTAGGAATCCCAACAAGAAAGTGGGCGTCTACTATGAGGGAGGGAGCCATATAAGCGTGTGGTACACGGGCACAAATCTATGTCAAGGTTCGCTGCCAAGATTCTACCAGGGTCACAGGAACACCACCGTGCTTAATGTGTTGTTATCAGGACAAACAAATGATGCAACTACATTGATCACTTCActgcaacagcaacagcagcagaCTGGAATCATTCCTTTGAACCTCAGGGTTATTCAGCCTGTGAGAATCAAGTTTGGCAAGTTGAAGATCATGAAGGTGAAGTTCAGGGTCAGATGCAGACTAGATGTCGACAACTTAGCTGCTAATAACGccattaatattagaaatagtAGCTGTAAGTTTAGGTTTGGGCTATAA